A section of the Gloeobacter violaceus PCC 7421 genome encodes:
- a CDS encoding Uma2 family endonuclease: protein MISEPSTPLPDHTQLPESNGTFVKNFQEHPQSLLLTDSIEPRLQALHPDGQFCIGQDCGIYWRLPDPPEPPERGAESPDWFYVPDVPPTLDGRIRRSYVLWKEFIPPLVVLEFVSGDGSEERDRTPRRGKFWIYERAIRPAYYGIYEVQKASVEVFELVAGRYRRLPPNERGHYPISPLGVELGIWQGRYMDMDLPWLRWWDENGNLLPTGWEQAQVQKQRADVLAARLREMGVDPDSQ, encoded by the coding sequence ATGATCTCTGAGCCCAGTACCCCGCTACCAGATCACACCCAATTGCCGGAGTCGAACGGCACCTTTGTGAAAAACTTTCAAGAGCATCCCCAGAGCCTGCTTTTGACCGATTCCATCGAGCCGCGCCTGCAGGCGCTTCACCCGGACGGCCAGTTTTGCATCGGTCAGGACTGCGGCATCTATTGGCGACTACCGGACCCACCCGAGCCGCCCGAGCGCGGAGCCGAATCCCCTGACTGGTTCTATGTACCCGATGTGCCCCCGACGCTCGATGGCCGGATTCGCCGATCCTACGTGCTGTGGAAAGAGTTCATCCCGCCGCTGGTGGTACTGGAATTCGTAAGCGGTGACGGCAGCGAGGAAAGGGACAGAACACCCAGAAGGGGCAAATTTTGGATCTACGAGCGGGCGATCCGTCCGGCGTACTACGGCATCTATGAGGTGCAAAAAGCGAGCGTCGAGGTTTTTGAACTAGTGGCCGGGCGCTACCGCCGGTTGCCTCCCAACGAACGCGGACATTACCCCATTTCCCCGCTGGGGGTGGAACTGGGGATTTGGCAGGGCCGCTACATGGACATGGACTTGCCCTGGCTGCGCTGGTGGGACGAGAACGGCAACTTGCTTCCGACCGGCTGGGAGCAGGCGCAAGTGCAAAAGCAGCGGGCCGATGTCCTTGCTGCGCGATTGCGAGAAATGGGAGTCGATCCAGATAGCCAGTAG
- a CDS encoding N-acetylmuramoyl-L-alanine amidase, with protein MGSGENDTLLQPEPEDITLAIPTNLSALFKDLVLLYARTEIQYPQLKAVTLAQWILESGWGESNLAKNHYNFGGLKWRTEMTGFATRILYQANDGPDYYCQFAGLERFIRGYWRFIDRSPYTGWEERTDSGEEFIRFVGPVYSPSPGYVDRVLALVDEAQILLDNAAEPVIAPIESPSLRGTVVLDPGHGGTRKIGGSSPNNAISASGIKEKTMTLEIALLIRDALQQIAAQNGYDLRVVLTRTADVNVGIAERANLASVERADLFLSIHFNGFNKQTSGVETYIRARTNGNVNFEEDEAFAWRIQGAVLGALRTYLPGTRDRGVKEDTASGGGVLGVLDDRALGNSSQEYPCRACLVEIEFIDVPRVDRLLNTDAQARQVRGAIAEAIAAAMVEDLQAAR; from the coding sequence ATGGGATCAGGCGAAAATGATACTCTCTTGCAACCCGAGCCAGAGGATATTACCTTGGCAATTCCGACCAACTTGAGCGCCCTTTTCAAGGATCTTGTTTTACTCTATGCCCGCACCGAGATTCAGTATCCTCAACTCAAAGCAGTGACGCTCGCGCAGTGGATTTTGGAGTCGGGTTGGGGAGAATCGAATCTGGCCAAAAATCACTATAACTTCGGTGGACTCAAATGGCGCACAGAAATGACCGGTTTCGCCACCAGGATCCTTTATCAAGCGAACGATGGACCCGATTATTATTGTCAGTTCGCCGGCTTGGAGCGCTTCATTCGGGGATACTGGCGATTTATCGATCGCTCACCCTACACAGGTTGGGAAGAGCGCACCGATAGTGGCGAAGAGTTTATTCGCTTTGTCGGCCCGGTATACTCCCCGTCCCCAGGCTACGTAGACCGGGTGCTGGCGCTGGTGGATGAAGCACAGATCCTCCTTGACAACGCTGCTGAGCCGGTGATCGCGCCGATAGAAAGTCCGTCGCTACGGGGAACGGTAGTTCTCGATCCTGGCCATGGGGGTACCCGCAAAATCGGGGGCAGTTCTCCCAACAATGCCATCAGTGCAAGCGGCATCAAAGAAAAGACTATGACCCTGGAAATAGCTCTGCTCATCCGCGACGCGCTGCAACAAATCGCCGCCCAAAACGGCTATGACCTTCGTGTCGTTCTAACCCGTACCGCCGATGTCAATGTCGGTATTGCCGAGCGGGCCAACCTCGCAAGCGTGGAGAGGGCGGATCTGTTCTTGAGCATTCATTTCAACGGCTTTAACAAACAGACCAGCGGGGTAGAAACCTACATTCGCGCCCGTACCAACGGCAATGTAAATTTCGAGGAAGACGAAGCGTTCGCGTGGCGCATTCAGGGGGCCGTGCTTGGGGCTTTGCGGACCTACCTCCCCGGCACGCGCGATCGTGGCGTCAAAGAAGACACGGCGTCGGGGGGCGGAGTTTTGGGTGTCCTCGACGATCGCGCGTTGGGGAACTCGTCACAGGAGTATCCTTGCCGGGCCTGCCTGGTGGAAATTGAATTTATCGACGTGCCCCGGGTGGATCGGTTGCTCAATACCGATGCGCAGGCCCGCCAGGTACGCGGGGCGATTGCTGAGGCAATTGCCGCCGCGATGGTCGAAGATTTGCAGGCCGCCCGCTAA
- a CDS encoding TerB family tellurite resistance protein — MNYPAVAFHLLVAAAWSDGELHPAEALILAQYLQRLDLSVEEKRKLLEYLQIRPAADTSRVWLEEVQAAQAEPALRRELAAALKLVVAADGRVVPEETQLIEDLRHALEASDPPSLLGRFKRWLRRLTGRAT, encoded by the coding sequence GTGAACTATCCCGCCGTCGCCTTTCACCTGTTGGTTGCCGCCGCCTGGTCGGACGGCGAATTGCATCCGGCGGAGGCTTTGATCCTCGCCCAGTACCTGCAACGGTTGGATTTAAGTGTCGAGGAAAAGCGCAAGCTGCTGGAGTATTTGCAGATCCGCCCGGCCGCCGATACCAGCCGGGTGTGGCTTGAGGAAGTCCAGGCTGCACAGGCCGAGCCGGCTTTGCGCCGGGAATTGGCTGCTGCCCTCAAGCTCGTGGTGGCGGCCGACGGGCGGGTGGTTCCTGAGGAGACGCAATTGATAGAAGATCTGCGCCACGCCCTCGAAGCGAGTGACCCGCCGTCGTTGCTGGGCCGCTTCAAGCGCTGGCTGAGGCGTCTTACCGGTCGGGCCACCTGA
- a CDS encoding polyamine ABC transporter substrate-binding protein, with protein sequence MQRTSLSVFSLFVLALATLSLVACGAPAGSGDSSKELNLYAWSEYIPQKMLDQFTEKTGIRVNYDTFSSNEELLAKLQAGSSGYDVIIASDYTVDILKKQNRLEPLELAKLPNFANIEATLKNPPYDPDNRYTVPYQWGTVGLAVDTAKVKRPISRWEDLWDPAFKGRVVLLDDEFEVLGMALQTLGFDKNTKDPAQLAKARAKLAQLRPNIKLFDSDSPKTALLSGEVWLGQVWNGEAALAQRENPAIRYLCPAEGCGIWHDNWAVPKGAPHKDAALAFIDYTMSPEAGIMITQAFPYSNPNRAALELLKKADPKLYSTYMASPATNPGPAFLKAAQPVEDKAENTPLWDRTWTEVKSGT encoded by the coding sequence ATGCAACGGACGAGCCTGTCTGTGTTTTCTCTGTTTGTCCTTGCCCTGGCGACACTGTCGCTGGTGGCCTGTGGTGCACCGGCAGGTTCCGGGGACAGTTCAAAGGAACTGAATCTTTACGCCTGGTCGGAATACATTCCGCAAAAGATGCTCGACCAGTTCACCGAGAAGACAGGGATCCGGGTCAACTACGACACGTTTTCCTCCAACGAAGAGCTGCTCGCCAAATTGCAGGCCGGCAGTTCCGGCTATGACGTAATCATCGCCAGCGACTACACCGTCGATATCCTCAAAAAGCAAAACCGGCTCGAACCGCTTGAATTGGCGAAACTACCCAACTTCGCCAATATCGAAGCAACTTTGAAAAACCCGCCCTACGATCCGGATAATCGCTACACCGTGCCCTACCAGTGGGGCACCGTCGGCCTGGCGGTCGATACGGCCAAGGTGAAACGGCCGATTAGCCGTTGGGAGGATCTGTGGGATCCCGCCTTCAAGGGACGGGTGGTACTGCTCGACGACGAATTTGAAGTGCTGGGTATGGCGCTGCAAACTCTAGGCTTCGACAAAAACACCAAAGACCCTGCCCAACTGGCAAAAGCCCGAGCCAAACTCGCCCAACTGCGCCCGAATATCAAACTCTTCGACAGCGACAGCCCGAAGACGGCCCTGCTATCCGGCGAAGTCTGGCTTGGGCAGGTCTGGAACGGCGAAGCGGCCCTCGCCCAGCGCGAGAACCCGGCCATCCGCTACCTGTGCCCCGCCGAAGGTTGCGGCATCTGGCACGACAACTGGGCCGTCCCCAAAGGCGCTCCGCACAAAGACGCTGCCCTCGCCTTTATCGACTACACGATGAGCCCGGAGGCGGGCATTATGATCACCCAGGCCTTTCCATACTCCAACCCCAACCGGGCGGCCCTGGAACTGCTCAAAAAAGCAGATCCAAAACTCTACTCCACCTACATGGCCTCCCCCGCCACCAACCCCGGCCCCGCTTTTCTCAAAGCGGCCCAGCCGGTGGAGGACAAAGCCGAGAATACGCCGCTGTGGGATCGCACCTGGACCGAGGTCAAAAGCGGCACCTGA
- a CDS encoding DEAD/DEAH box helicase: MARIPTLEYDRGTLILHPPPRGKGWIDYATWDDRVEKFRIPASDYRALVQALEAEGARFEDRAGAFAAVELTPGFEMTPYPHQTEALAAWQAAGRRGVVVLPTASGKTYLAQLAMQSTGRSTLIAVPTLDLMHQWYAHLRAAFPDTPVGLLGGGSRDTSPILVATYDSAAIHAETLGGRYGLLVFDECHHLPGDFYRKVAEYAVAPFRLGLTATPERADGRHSELTGLVGPEVYRRTPAELAGTALAPHRTVRLKVRLSAEEQARHDELLALRNAFLREAKLSLGSAEGWQRFVQTSARSCEGRRAMKAHTEARAIAMGTESKLRVMADLLVRHYPEPALIFTYDNATVYRIARDYLIPAITHQTPVKERHAILAAFRTGEYRAVVASQVLNEGVDVPEASVAILLSGTASAREYIQRLGRILRKGRDPNKHAVLYEVYSEDTLEERTSARRHAHTRPHHQPPGNASR, translated from the coding sequence ATGGCCCGCATCCCGACGCTTGAATACGACCGTGGCACGTTGATTTTGCACCCGCCTCCTCGGGGCAAGGGCTGGATCGACTATGCCACCTGGGACGACCGGGTCGAAAAATTCCGCATCCCGGCTTCGGATTACCGGGCACTGGTGCAGGCGCTGGAGGCGGAGGGGGCGCGCTTCGAGGACCGGGCGGGGGCGTTTGCGGCTGTCGAACTCACCCCCGGTTTTGAGATGACGCCCTACCCGCACCAGACAGAAGCCCTCGCCGCCTGGCAGGCCGCCGGTCGGCGGGGGGTGGTGGTTCTGCCCACCGCAAGCGGCAAGACCTATCTGGCCCAACTGGCCATGCAGTCGACCGGCCGCAGCACGCTGATTGCCGTGCCGACGCTGGATCTGATGCATCAGTGGTATGCCCATCTGCGGGCTGCCTTTCCGGATACGCCGGTGGGTTTGCTCGGGGGCGGCTCGCGCGACACCAGCCCGATCCTGGTGGCCACCTACGATAGCGCCGCCATCCACGCCGAAACGCTGGGGGGGCGCTACGGGCTGTTGGTTTTCGACGAGTGCCACCACCTGCCCGGTGATTTTTACCGCAAGGTGGCCGAGTACGCCGTCGCCCCATTTAGGCTCGGGCTTACGGCCACTCCCGAGCGCGCCGACGGTCGCCATAGCGAACTGACGGGCCTGGTGGGGCCGGAAGTCTACCGACGCACGCCCGCAGAGTTGGCGGGCACCGCCCTCGCCCCCCACCGGACGGTGCGCCTCAAAGTGCGTCTGTCGGCGGAGGAGCAAGCCCGCCACGACGAGTTGCTGGCTCTGCGCAACGCCTTTTTGCGTGAAGCGAAACTCTCGCTCGGCAGTGCCGAGGGCTGGCAGCGCTTCGTACAAACAAGTGCTCGCAGCTGCGAAGGGCGGCGGGCGATGAAGGCCCATACCGAGGCGCGCGCCATTGCCATGGGCACCGAGAGCAAACTGCGGGTGATGGCGGACCTGCTCGTCCGCCACTATCCGGAACCGGCGCTGATCTTTACCTACGACAACGCCACTGTCTACCGCATCGCCCGGGACTACCTGATCCCCGCCATCACCCACCAGACGCCGGTCAAGGAGCGCCATGCCATCCTCGCGGCCTTTCGCACCGGTGAGTACCGGGCGGTCGTCGCTTCCCAGGTACTCAACGAAGGGGTGGACGTGCCGGAGGCGAGTGTGGCGATTTTGCTTTCGGGCACCGCCTCGGCGCGCGAGTACATCCAGCGGCTCGGGCGGATTTTACGCAAAGGCCGCGACCCGAACAAACACGCAGTGCTCTACGAAGTCTACTCCGAGGACACCCTCGAGGAGCGCACCAGCGCCCGCCGCCACGCCCACACCCGTCCCCACCACCAGCCCCCAGGCAATGCTTCCCGGTGA
- the tsaD gene encoding tRNA (adenosine(37)-N6)-threonylcarbamoyltransferase complex transferase subunit TsaD, with protein MTTIFAIETSCDESAAAIVRGRTVVASIIASQIDVHRLTGGVVPEVASREHLQALGGVIAACFAEGGLGWADIDAVAFTCAPGLVGSLLMGSMAAKTLALVHARPLVGIHHLEGHIYSAFLSDPALEPPFLCLLVSGGHTSLVAVEDHGRYRILGRTRDDAVGEAYDKVARVLGLGYPGGPAIDKLAQRGDPRAFALPGGRVESPFDTSFSGLKTAVLRLAEKHRLQRLPIDRADLAASFQRTVVETLAERVELALAHTGYDTVVVAGGVSANRGLRERLGQAGPYRAVFPPMHFCTDNAAMIACAGVARFERGFRSSLDLPVQSRLSLEACDSLYQCLPVP; from the coding sequence GTGACAACCATCTTTGCCATCGAGACCAGTTGTGACGAAAGCGCCGCCGCCATCGTGCGCGGTCGGACCGTCGTCGCGTCGATCATCGCTTCGCAAATCGACGTGCACCGCCTGACCGGCGGTGTTGTGCCGGAGGTCGCCTCGCGCGAGCACCTGCAGGCGTTGGGCGGGGTGATCGCGGCGTGTTTTGCCGAGGGCGGCCTGGGGTGGGCCGACATCGACGCTGTCGCCTTTACCTGTGCTCCCGGCCTGGTCGGCTCGTTGCTGATGGGATCGATGGCAGCCAAGACCCTGGCTCTCGTTCACGCCAGGCCGCTGGTCGGCATCCACCACCTCGAAGGTCACATCTACTCGGCTTTTTTGAGCGACCCGGCCCTGGAGCCGCCCTTTTTGTGTCTGCTCGTCTCGGGGGGACACACCAGCTTGGTGGCTGTCGAGGATCATGGCCGCTACCGCATCCTGGGGCGCACCCGCGACGACGCCGTGGGCGAAGCCTACGACAAGGTGGCGCGGGTACTGGGACTTGGTTACCCGGGCGGTCCTGCGATCGACAAATTGGCGCAGCGGGGAGACCCGCGCGCCTTTGCGCTGCCGGGGGGGCGGGTCGAATCGCCCTTCGACACCAGCTTCAGCGGCCTGAAGACCGCCGTGCTGCGCCTGGCCGAAAAACACCGGCTCCAGCGTCTGCCCATCGACCGGGCGGATCTGGCCGCGAGCTTCCAGCGCACCGTGGTAGAGACCCTGGCCGAGCGGGTGGAGTTGGCCCTGGCCCACACCGGCTATGACACGGTGGTGGTGGCGGGGGGCGTCTCCGCCAACCGCGGCTTGCGCGAACGCCTCGGGCAAGCCGGACCCTACCGGGCCGTTTTCCCGCCGATGCACTTTTGTACCGACAACGCGGCGATGATCGCCTGCGCCGGGGTGGCCCGCTTCGAGAGGGGGTTCCGTTCATCTCTCGATCTGCCGGTGCAATCGCGCTTGTCGCTCGAAGCGTGTGACAGCCTTTACCAGTGCCTGCCGGTCCCTTGA
- a CDS encoding TldD/PmbA family protein translates to MDPQRLLELARKNGAEAAEVYLSQGLGRSANFEANRLKQVETGDEEGVALRVWRDGRPGLAVAHGPVDDALLVEKAIALAQFGQPEEPELAGEPLLVESRPHTPTPIERLIAWGEQTISLVRERYAEVLCGCTYSEEVGTVRLINSRGLDVSYASHHRSGYLGAEWVRGEDFLQVYDGETVLGDPSPEAVAAPVLERLGWSQENCPTRVGTVPVLFTAKATTVLLGTVGAALNGRQVLQEASPWSQKRGEMVLSPLLSLSQDPQLAPYITPFDDEGTPAIALEFVRAGRLETFYADRRIARRLGLRPGGNGLRSDLGSYPQPGLFNLVVAAGEHAFAELLSRMDDGIVVDQVLGGGAGLSGEFSVNIDLGFRVKGGEIVGRIKDTMVAGNAYDALGRLAALGSERLWEGNVFTPALLVESLAVTGRAD, encoded by the coding sequence ATGGATCCGCAGCGACTGCTCGAACTGGCTAGAAAAAACGGCGCCGAGGCCGCCGAGGTCTATCTCTCGCAGGGGTTGGGCCGCTCCGCCAATTTCGAGGCCAACCGCCTCAAGCAAGTGGAGACGGGCGATGAGGAAGGGGTGGCCCTACGCGTCTGGCGCGACGGCCGGCCGGGTCTGGCGGTGGCCCACGGTCCGGTCGACGACGCATTGCTGGTGGAAAAAGCAATCGCCCTCGCCCAATTCGGTCAGCCGGAGGAACCGGAGCTGGCCGGCGAACCCTTGCTCGTTGAAAGCCGTCCCCATACCCCAACCCCCATCGAACGACTGATCGCCTGGGGTGAACAGACGATTTCCCTGGTGCGCGAGCGCTACGCGGAGGTGCTCTGCGGCTGCACCTACAGCGAAGAGGTGGGCACCGTCCGCCTGATCAATTCCCGCGGCCTCGATGTGAGCTATGCCAGCCATCACCGCAGCGGCTACCTGGGGGCTGAGTGGGTGCGCGGCGAAGATTTTTTGCAGGTGTACGACGGTGAGACTGTGCTTGGGGATCCTTCCCCGGAGGCGGTCGCCGCCCCGGTGCTCGAACGGCTGGGCTGGTCGCAGGAGAACTGTCCTACCCGAGTTGGGACTGTGCCGGTCCTGTTCACGGCCAAGGCCACCACGGTGCTGTTGGGCACCGTGGGCGCCGCTCTGAACGGCCGTCAGGTACTGCAGGAGGCTTCACCCTGGAGCCAGAAGCGGGGCGAGATGGTCCTCTCGCCACTCCTCTCCTTGAGCCAGGATCCCCAGTTGGCTCCCTACATCACGCCTTTTGACGACGAGGGCACCCCGGCTATTGCCCTCGAATTCGTGCGGGCGGGTCGGCTTGAGACGTTTTATGCCGATCGGCGCATCGCCCGTCGCCTCGGGCTGCGTCCGGGAGGCAACGGCCTGCGATCCGACCTCGGCAGCTATCCGCAGCCGGGGCTGTTCAACCTGGTGGTGGCCGCCGGGGAGCATGCGTTTGCCGAACTGCTCAGCCGGATGGACGACGGCATCGTGGTCGACCAGGTACTCGGAGGCGGCGCCGGTCTGTCGGGGGAATTTTCCGTCAACATCGATCTGGGTTTTCGGGTCAAAGGAGGCGAGATTGTCGGGCGCATCAAGGACACGATGGTGGCCGGCAACGCCTACGATGCCCTGGGCCGGCTCGCCGCCCTCGGCAGCGAGCGGCTCTGGGAGGGCAACGTGTTCACTCCGGCACTGCTGGTCGAATCGCTCGCCGTCACCGGCCGGGCCGATTAG
- a CDS encoding DUF3616 domain-containing protein — protein MRQIALQFDSNPKDVHEDLSAVCQTPDGCLWVASDETLTLERLSPVGQGVYGAHRLFRLQDIFDIFADPAAEIDIEGLDYAAPYLWLTGSHSIKRKGVKSKRSEAENLERLASYTAEISRYFLARIPLHESGQILEPTAEGAAHLPQTDVGNLLTEALRGDPHLGPFLLANIPGKDNGFDIEGLAFREKRLFLGLRGPVLCGWSLLLELEPFEASPGRLGLKPVDPEGKPYRKHFLDLAGLGIRDLCFDGDDLLILAGPTMDLDGTIRLYRLTGGPNAKQTLIERKPGRLEALFEIPHTEGVDRAEGITRIGSPEDGELLVVYDTPDQKRKPSGDVVLADVFALAANG, from the coding sequence ATGCGCCAGATCGCTTTGCAGTTCGACAGCAATCCAAAAGATGTGCACGAAGACCTCTCTGCCGTGTGCCAGACCCCCGACGGTTGCCTCTGGGTGGCCTCCGACGAAACGCTCACCCTGGAGCGCCTTTCGCCCGTGGGCCAAGGCGTCTACGGCGCCCACCGCCTTTTTCGTCTTCAGGATATTTTCGATATCTTTGCAGACCCGGCGGCAGAAATCGACATCGAAGGGCTCGACTATGCGGCTCCTTACCTCTGGTTGACCGGCTCCCACAGCATCAAACGCAAAGGCGTCAAATCCAAGCGCAGCGAAGCGGAAAACCTCGAACGCCTCGCCAGTTACACCGCCGAGATCAGCCGCTATTTTCTGGCCCGCATTCCTCTGCACGAAAGCGGTCAAATTCTGGAGCCGACTGCCGAAGGAGCCGCCCATCTGCCCCAAACAGACGTCGGCAACCTGCTTACCGAAGCCTTGAGGGGCGATCCGCACCTCGGACCGTTTTTGCTGGCCAATATTCCGGGCAAGGACAACGGTTTTGACATCGAAGGATTGGCCTTTAGAGAGAAGCGGCTGTTTCTCGGTTTGCGCGGTCCGGTGCTGTGCGGCTGGTCGCTGCTGTTGGAGTTGGAGCCGTTCGAAGCGAGTCCCGGCCGCCTGGGCCTCAAACCGGTCGATCCGGAGGGCAAACCCTACCGCAAGCACTTTCTTGATCTGGCGGGGCTGGGGATACGGGATCTCTGTTTTGACGGTGACGACCTGCTCATCCTGGCTGGGCCGACGATGGACCTCGACGGTACCATCCGCCTCTACCGGCTGACGGGCGGTCCGAACGCCAAGCAAACGCTCATCGAACGCAAACCCGGCCGGCTTGAAGCCCTCTTCGAGATTCCCCACACCGAAGGAGTGGACCGCGCCGAAGGGATCACCCGGATCGGATCACCGGAAGACGGTGAACTGTTGGTGGTTTACGACACTCCTGATCAAAAACGCAAGCCGTCCGGGGACGTCGTGCTCGCCGATGTGTTTGCGCTTGCGGCAAACGGCTAA
- a CDS encoding carotenoid biosynthesis protein has product MKSLNLARNVLTSLHIGSLLFGLYGLVILPRSPEFLANMPPEGMAIMEFGMAHGGAVYIVFGALAVGLWGAQILGMRQLLMFLVPSFLLSLASELLGTSTGFPFGAYSYTELLGPKILGLVPFVIPLSWFYMGLVSYMLARAIFGEARGVLGVVGPLLLGAWFLTAWDLVLDPAMAVADPKFWVWLETGPFFGMPLQNFAGWFGTGLLFMAVARGLWGTNPPVPTRAQLTFPLIIYVANIFFSAVMSIGAGLYIPVLMGLVLGLLPVVWAWWCGATNPEPQLTGGRAG; this is encoded by the coding sequence ATGAAATCATTAAACCTGGCCAGAAACGTTCTGACCTCGTTGCACATCGGATCGCTGCTTTTCGGGCTGTACGGGCTGGTGATTCTGCCGCGCTCGCCGGAATTTCTGGCAAACATGCCGCCCGAGGGCATGGCGATTATGGAATTCGGCATGGCCCACGGCGGTGCCGTTTACATCGTCTTCGGCGCCCTGGCCGTGGGGCTCTGGGGGGCGCAAATCCTGGGGATGCGCCAACTGCTGATGTTCCTGGTGCCGTCCTTCTTGCTCTCGCTGGCCAGCGAGTTGCTCGGCACAAGCACGGGCTTTCCGTTCGGCGCCTACTCCTACACCGAACTGTTGGGTCCGAAGATATTGGGATTGGTGCCCTTCGTCATCCCGCTGTCATGGTTTTACATGGGCCTGGTCTCCTACATGCTCGCGCGGGCGATCTTCGGCGAAGCGCGGGGTGTCCTGGGCGTGGTCGGCCCGCTGCTGTTGGGAGCCTGGTTTTTGACCGCCTGGGATCTGGTGCTCGACCCGGCGATGGCCGTGGCCGATCCGAAGTTCTGGGTCTGGTTGGAGACGGGGCCATTCTTCGGGATGCCGCTGCAGAACTTTGCCGGTTGGTTCGGTACGGGGCTGTTGTTCATGGCGGTGGCGCGCGGACTTTGGGGAACCAACCCGCCGGTACCCACCCGCGCCCAACTCACCTTCCCGCTGATTATCTATGTCGCGAATATTTTCTTCTCGGCGGTGATGAGTATCGGGGCGGGCCTCTACATCCCGGTATTGATGGGGTTGGTGCTCGGTTTGCTGCCGGTGGTCTGGGCCTGGTGGTGCGGGGCGACAAACCCCGAGCCGCAACTGACCGGCGGCCGGGCCGGCTAG
- a CDS encoding glycosyltransferase family 2 protein, which produces MDWTAPLLALQAIALLILMARLAGGRTRTPPLEPMMRSKKGSVRVSAVVPTLNEEARLGPCLEGLHRQGPELVEVLVVDSRSTDGTVALVEAMARRDPRFRVVYDDPLPTGWIGRPWALHFGFLRTDPASEWVLDIDADTEPQPGLVNAVVEAARKGGFDALSLSPQFRLVSLAEFWLQPALLLTLIYRFGPSGTAKPPRPGRIMANGQCFLMKRQLLVRVGGHAAARRSFCDDITQARALAAAGARVGFFDGARLIKVRMYSSALETWNEWGRSLDLKDASTPLWQAFDCAFLLLAQGLPIPVLLALALTSPPAGFTLAAFGWVNGLLLAIRVLLLFGVRGSYEHLRWSFWLSPLADPLAVLRIWISALTVPRRWRGRTYSDLEHSTGAKQ; this is translated from the coding sequence GTGGACTGGACGGCACCGCTGCTTGCTTTGCAGGCGATTGCGCTATTGATCCTGATGGCGCGTCTGGCCGGGGGCCGGACGCGCACGCCGCCTTTAGAACCGATGATGCGTTCCAAGAAGGGTTCTGTACGGGTGAGCGCGGTGGTGCCCACCCTCAACGAGGAAGCTCGCCTCGGCCCCTGCCTGGAGGGCCTGCACCGCCAGGGACCGGAACTGGTGGAGGTGCTTGTTGTTGACAGCCGCTCCACCGACGGCACGGTGGCGCTTGTGGAGGCGATGGCCCGCCGCGATCCGCGCTTTCGGGTGGTCTACGACGATCCGCTGCCGACGGGGTGGATAGGCCGTCCCTGGGCGCTGCATTTTGGTTTTTTGCGCACCGACCCGGCCAGCGAATGGGTGCTCGACATCGACGCCGACACCGAGCCCCAACCCGGGTTGGTCAACGCCGTGGTGGAGGCCGCCCGCAAAGGCGGCTTCGACGCGCTGAGCCTCTCGCCCCAGTTTCGGTTGGTGAGCCTTGCGGAATTCTGGTTGCAACCGGCTTTGCTGCTCACCCTTATTTACCGCTTTGGTCCATCCGGGACCGCGAAGCCCCCGCGTCCCGGGCGGATCATGGCCAACGGCCAGTGCTTTTTGATGAAGCGGCAGTTGCTGGTGCGTGTGGGCGGTCACGCGGCGGCCCGGCGCTCGTTTTGCGATGACATCACCCAGGCGCGCGCCCTGGCGGCGGCAGGAGCACGGGTGGGATTTTTCGACGGAGCCCGGCTGATTAAAGTGCGCATGTACAGCTCGGCGCTGGAGACCTGGAACGAGTGGGGCCGCTCGCTCGATCTCAAAGATGCCTCTACTCCTCTCTGGCAAGCTTTCGACTGCGCATTTCTGCTGCTGGCCCAAGGGTTGCCAATCCCGGTGTTGCTGGCGCTCGCTCTCACCAGCCCGCCCGCCGGTTTCACACTGGCCGCTTTTGGGTGGGTGAACGGTTTGCTGCTTGCCATCCGCGTGTTGTTGCTTTTTGGGGTGCGGGGCTCCTACGAGCACTTGCGCTGGAGCTTTTGGCTCTCGCCCCTGGCCGATCCGCTTGCGGTTTTGCGCATCTGGATCTCGGCGCTCACGGTGCCCCGGCGTTGGCGCGGGCGCACTTACAGCGATCTCGAACATTCGACCGGCGCGAAGCAGTAG